The following proteins are co-located in the Labrys monachus genome:
- a CDS encoding LysR family transcriptional regulator — protein sequence MDGTEFSQLKAFVAVCDERAFGRAAKRLAISPSALSRTVRSLESRLGIRLLNRTTRSVGLTEAGSVLYDRVKPMMMAMDEAVLAVGAYQDEPKGVVRINLPSIAARIAILPRLQQFRLAYPQVRLDLAIDNDIADVVAQGFDAGVRIGGQISRDMVAVRLTRDLRMAVVGAPSYFADRRLPQAPADLKDHFCLTYKWKSTGALYPWRFEGVDGAIDVDVENVLTVDDTDLLLSAARQGLGLAYLIEDLVAPFVESKELIRVLEPWCRVFPGFYLYYSERTHMAASVRAFIDFMKVAGA from the coding sequence ATGGACGGGACGGAATTTAGCCAGCTGAAGGCCTTCGTCGCCGTCTGCGACGAGCGGGCATTCGGGCGCGCGGCAAAAAGGCTGGCGATATCGCCGTCCGCGCTGAGCCGCACGGTCCGCTCCCTGGAGAGCCGTCTCGGCATACGCCTCCTCAATCGAACCACCCGCAGTGTCGGGCTGACGGAAGCGGGGAGTGTCCTTTATGATCGGGTCAAGCCGATGATGATGGCTATGGACGAAGCCGTCCTGGCGGTCGGGGCCTATCAGGACGAGCCGAAAGGCGTGGTTCGCATCAATCTGCCGAGCATCGCCGCGCGGATCGCGATCCTGCCGAGGCTGCAGCAGTTCCGCCTTGCCTATCCGCAGGTCCGCCTCGATCTCGCGATAGACAATGATATCGCCGATGTCGTTGCCCAGGGTTTCGATGCGGGTGTGCGGATCGGGGGGCAGATCAGCCGTGATATGGTCGCCGTGCGCCTTACGCGCGATCTTCGCATGGCGGTCGTGGGAGCGCCTTCCTATTTCGCGGACCGGCGGCTGCCTCAGGCTCCGGCCGATCTGAAGGATCATTTCTGCCTGACCTACAAATGGAAGAGCACGGGCGCCTTGTATCCGTGGCGGTTCGAAGGTGTCGACGGTGCGATCGACGTCGATGTCGAGAACGTCCTCACCGTAGACGACACCGACCTGCTGCTTTCAGCGGCGCGGCAGGGGCTCGGATTGGCTTACCTCATCGAAGACCTGGTGGCGCCCTTCGTGGAAAGCAAGGAACTCATCCGGGTCCTCGAACCCTGGTGCAGGGTCTTTCCGGGGTTCTACCTCTATTATTCGGAGCGCACCCACATGGCAGCATCCGTGCGGGCCTTCATCGACTTCATGAAAGTGGCGGGCGCCTGA
- a CDS encoding DUF1330 domain-containing protein: protein MPISSPHADVALRHLEPSRKAGGLFMQRGLEGIVTMLNLLRFREVADYTDHPELAPVSPISGAQAFDRYIRHTLPYLRESGGDVLFLGSGGPFLIGPESERWDKAMLVRQKSVSSFLAFASHGPYLAGLGHRMAALEDSRLLPLVEETLPVATGDPLPGRSLRRPPLS, encoded by the coding sequence ATGCCAATCTCGAGCCCCCATGCCGATGTCGCCCTTCGCCATCTCGAGCCAAGCCGGAAAGCCGGCGGGCTGTTCATGCAGCGCGGCCTTGAGGGCATCGTCACCATGCTGAACCTGCTGCGCTTCAGGGAGGTCGCCGACTACACGGATCACCCCGAACTGGCGCCGGTCTCGCCGATCAGCGGCGCGCAGGCTTTCGACCGCTACATCCGGCACACGCTGCCCTATCTGCGCGAGAGCGGCGGCGACGTCCTGTTTCTCGGTTCGGGTGGGCCGTTCCTGATCGGCCCGGAGAGCGAGCGGTGGGACAAGGCGATGCTGGTCCGCCAGAAGAGCGTTTCCTCCTTCCTCGCCTTTGCCAGCCACGGGCCCTATCTCGCCGGTCTCGGCCATCGCATGGCGGCATTGGAAGATTCCCGTCTTCTTCCTCTCGTCGAGGAGACCTTGCCCGTTGCCACGGGGGACCCTCTTCCCGGCCGATCGCTCAGGCGCCCGCCACTTTCATGA
- a CDS encoding DUF1349 domain-containing protein: MFDQCRWLNEPARWSLDAAGLTVVTDASTDFWRETHYGFTRHSGHVFGRDAAEGFTATVRVQGRYEQLYDQAGLMVLVDEKTWIKAGVEWADDKALLASVLTVGQSDWAVGALESDASNFWLRATVDAGVLRLQVSQDGRLWPLVRLCPFPRSERYFVGPMCCTPERSGLEVRFSEFSIGPALRKDLHDLS; this comes from the coding sequence ATGTTCGATCAATGCCGCTGGCTGAACGAGCCGGCTCGCTGGAGCCTCGATGCGGCGGGCCTGACCGTCGTCACCGACGCCTCGACCGATTTCTGGCGCGAGACGCATTACGGCTTCACCCGCCATAGCGGCCATGTCTTCGGCCGCGACGCGGCGGAGGGCTTCACCGCGACGGTGCGGGTGCAGGGCCGCTATGAACAACTCTACGACCAGGCAGGCTTGATGGTGCTGGTCGACGAGAAGACCTGGATCAAGGCCGGCGTCGAATGGGCTGACGACAAGGCACTGCTCGCCAGCGTGCTCACCGTCGGGCAGTCGGATTGGGCGGTCGGCGCGCTGGAGAGCGATGCCTCGAACTTCTGGCTCAGGGCGACCGTCGACGCCGGCGTGCTGCGCCTCCAGGTTTCGCAGGACGGCCGCCTCTGGCCCCTGGTGCGGCTATGCCCTTTCCCGCGGAGCGAGCGCTATTTCGTCGGCCCGATGTGCTGCACGCCGGAGCGCAGCGGCCTCGAGGTCCGCTTCTCCGAATTCTCCATCGGTCCCGCCTTGCGCAAGGATCTGCACGATTTGTCGTGA
- a CDS encoding RbsD/FucU family protein → MLIGLDPILSPDLLSHLRAMGHGDEIVIADGSFPAATVARRLVRVDGVGLRRVLRAVLALLPLDESEPDPVIGMQVIGDPGKWMPMHEEIAEGVARVAAGLKPLLIDRHDFYRRSTQAFAVVATGETGFYGNVILRKGTIENPPVAD, encoded by the coding sequence ATGCTGATCGGTCTCGACCCCATCCTCTCTCCCGACCTGCTGTCGCATCTGCGCGCCATGGGCCATGGCGACGAAATCGTCATCGCCGACGGCAGCTTTCCCGCCGCCACCGTGGCCAGACGCCTGGTCCGGGTCGACGGCGTCGGCCTGCGCCGCGTGCTGCGGGCGGTGCTCGCCCTGCTGCCGCTCGACGAATCCGAGCCTGATCCGGTCATCGGCATGCAGGTCATCGGCGATCCCGGCAAATGGATGCCCATGCATGAGGAAATCGCAGAAGGCGTGGCGCGGGTCGCCGCCGGCCTCAAGCCGCTGCTCATCGACCGCCATGATTTCTACCGGCGCTCGACGCAGGCCTTTGCCGTGGTCGCCACCGGCGAGACCGGCTTCTACGGCAATGTCATTCTGCGCAAGGGCACGATCGAAAATCCGCCGGTGGCGGACTGA
- a CDS encoding aldo/keto reductase, with amino-acid sequence MTFAKRVIGNGCAVPALGFGTAPLGGLYAPVSPEDAAATLELAWARGVRFFDTAPQYGNGLSERHLGAFLAAKPREDFVLATKVGRLLRVPAGAQGEDAYYKGTPPERPVFDFSYDGVMRSVEESLARLKLARVDILHIHDPDDHYEAAISGAYKALDALRSQGVIKAVGAGMNQWQMLARFAQDGVFDCFLLAGRYTLLDQSALAEFLPLCQARNIAVFAAGVYNSGILADPRAGAKFNYDDAPTPLVEKALRIEAVCRRHGVPLRAAAMQFPSAHPAVVSTLTGARNPAELGDNLDMAETSIPSALWSDLVEEGLIPAEAPLPQTRFQS; translated from the coding sequence ATGACATTTGCGAAACGAGTGATCGGTAACGGATGCGCGGTGCCCGCGCTCGGATTCGGCACCGCCCCCCTTGGAGGCCTCTATGCGCCCGTCTCGCCCGAAGACGCGGCGGCGACGCTCGAGCTCGCATGGGCGCGCGGCGTGCGCTTCTTCGATACGGCCCCGCAATATGGCAACGGCTTGTCGGAGCGCCATCTCGGCGCCTTCCTGGCCGCCAAGCCACGCGAGGATTTCGTGCTGGCGACGAAGGTGGGCCGCCTGCTGCGCGTCCCCGCCGGCGCGCAGGGCGAGGACGCCTATTACAAGGGCACGCCTCCCGAGCGGCCGGTTTTCGATTTCAGCTATGACGGCGTCATGCGCAGCGTCGAGGAAAGCCTGGCGCGGCTGAAGCTGGCGCGCGTGGACATCCTGCATATCCACGATCCCGACGATCATTACGAGGCGGCGATCTCGGGCGCCTACAAGGCCCTGGACGCGCTGCGCAGCCAGGGCGTGATCAAGGCGGTCGGCGCCGGCATGAACCAGTGGCAGATGCTGGCCCGTTTTGCGCAGGACGGCGTGTTCGACTGTTTCCTCCTGGCCGGACGCTATACGCTGCTCGACCAGAGCGCGCTCGCCGAATTCCTGCCGCTCTGCCAGGCCCGCAACATCGCGGTCTTCGCCGCCGGCGTCTACAACAGCGGTATCCTGGCCGATCCGCGGGCCGGGGCGAAATTCAACTATGACGACGCGCCCACTCCGCTCGTCGAGAAGGCGCTGAGGATCGAAGCCGTCTGCCGGCGCCACGGCGTGCCGCTGCGCGCGGCGGCGATGCAGTTCCCCTCGGCCCATCCGGCCGTGGTCTCGACCTTGACGGGTGCCCGCAACCCGGCCGAGCTCGGCGACAATCTCGACATGGCCGAAACGTCGATACCGTCGGCGCTTTGGAGCGACCTCGTCGAGGAAGGCCTGATCCCCGCCGAGGCGCCGCTGCCGCAGACGCGCTTTCAATCCTGA
- a CDS encoding extracellular solute-binding protein: protein MNRREFLSTAAGAAAALSTTMIPGRSHAAAQELRLLTWEGYADDQWVNEFQAKHNVAVKVTYTGSVDEIFAKLLATNGEDYDVIAVETSSYKRLVEQKLLKPLQLDLLANRANLGPAFQSVKAIVFDGKTYAAPFAWGSIPLIYDKKEFPTPPDSWGVLWDDKYQGRAIAMDDATNAIVTTALFLKVKDPFNMNEAEFAAVKAKLVEQKKYVLTYYAGFDDGVSIFSQGNVVLMMSMGEPQVPMLQKKGIDAALTIPKEGAIGWIDCWTISAGARDDALAHAWIDFMLDKRVGTYISEKTGYGNTTNLDANAKIGLTYADRLVFLEAPEDQARRIKLWNEIKATQAP from the coding sequence GTGAACAGGCGCGAATTTCTCTCGACAGCCGCCGGGGCGGCGGCTGCGCTCTCGACCACCATGATTCCGGGGCGCTCCCATGCAGCGGCGCAGGAGCTGCGGCTGCTGACCTGGGAAGGCTATGCGGACGATCAGTGGGTCAACGAATTCCAGGCCAAGCACAACGTCGCGGTGAAGGTGACCTATACCGGCAGCGTCGACGAGATTTTCGCCAAGCTGCTCGCCACCAATGGCGAGGATTACGACGTCATCGCGGTCGAGACTTCCTCCTACAAGCGCCTGGTGGAGCAGAAGCTCCTGAAGCCGCTGCAGCTGGACCTGCTCGCCAACCGCGCCAATCTGGGTCCCGCCTTCCAGAGCGTGAAGGCCATCGTCTTCGACGGCAAGACCTATGCGGCGCCCTTCGCATGGGGTTCCATCCCGCTCATCTACGACAAGAAGGAATTCCCCACGCCGCCCGACAGCTGGGGCGTCCTGTGGGACGACAAATATCAGGGCCGTGCGATCGCCATGGACGACGCCACCAATGCCATCGTCACCACCGCCCTGTTCCTGAAGGTGAAGGACCCCTTCAATATGAACGAGGCGGAGTTCGCGGCGGTGAAGGCCAAGCTGGTCGAGCAGAAGAAATATGTGCTGACCTATTATGCCGGCTTCGACGATGGCGTCTCCATCTTCTCGCAGGGCAATGTGGTGCTGATGATGTCGATGGGCGAGCCCCAGGTCCCGATGCTGCAGAAGAAGGGGATCGATGCCGCGCTGACCATTCCGAAGGAAGGCGCGATCGGCTGGATCGACTGCTGGACCATCAGCGCCGGCGCGCGCGACGATGCCCTCGCCCATGCCTGGATCGACTTCATGCTCGACAAGCGCGTCGGCACCTATATCAGCGAGAAGACCGGCTACGGAAATACCACCAATCTCGACGCCAACGCGAAGATCGGCCTGACCTATGCCGATCGTCTCGTCTTCCTGGAGGCGCCTGAGGACCAGGCCAGGCGCATCAAGCTCTGGAACGAGATCAAGGCCACCCAGGCACCGTAG
- a CDS encoding ABC transporter ATP-binding protein produces the protein MTRDIILRLAGVSKAYGQATVLEPIDLTIEDGEFIAILGPSGSGKTTILRMIGGFTAPSAGQILFEGRDIVGEPTFRRPFNTVFQDYALFPHMRVTDNVGYGLRVRGCPKAEIAERVAKVLAVVELADKARRYPSELSGGQRQRVALARAIVCEPRIVLLDEPLAALDASLRRSMQEFLKELQQRIRTTFLFVTHDQQEAITMADRIVVMNHGRIEQVGTPQEIYYRPASEFVARFFGENNVIPGILGPRAEGQVLVDSAVGRIVVPADDRSAEGSSISLVVRPEHVEISRLPAAGSADVQARVRSVTFLGAVSQVVLEAGADRSFALRASIPTASLPELAVGEIVAARWDPRRTSLLQSGVTVS, from the coding sequence ATGACTCGCGACATCATCCTCCGCCTGGCCGGCGTCAGCAAAGCCTACGGCCAGGCCACCGTTCTGGAACCGATCGATCTGACCATCGAGGACGGCGAGTTCATCGCCATCCTCGGCCCGTCCGGCTCGGGCAAGACCACGATCCTGCGCATGATCGGCGGCTTCACCGCGCCCAGCGCCGGGCAGATCCTGTTCGAGGGGCGCGACATCGTCGGCGAGCCGACCTTCCGGCGCCCCTTCAACACCGTCTTCCAGGACTATGCCCTGTTCCCGCATATGCGCGTGACGGACAATGTCGGCTACGGCCTGCGGGTGCGAGGCTGTCCGAAGGCCGAGATCGCCGAGCGGGTCGCCAAGGTGCTCGCGGTGGTCGAGCTGGCCGACAAGGCCCGCCGCTATCCGAGCGAGCTCAGCGGCGGCCAGCGCCAGCGCGTGGCGCTGGCGCGCGCCATCGTCTGCGAGCCGCGCATCGTGCTGCTGGACGAACCGCTCGCGGCGCTCGACGCCAGTCTGCGCCGCTCGATGCAGGAATTCCTCAAGGAGCTCCAGCAACGCATCCGCACCACCTTTCTGTTCGTCACGCATGATCAGCAGGAAGCCATCACCATGGCGGACCGCATCGTCGTGATGAACCATGGCCGCATCGAGCAGGTGGGCACGCCCCAGGAGATCTATTATCGCCCCGCCAGCGAGTTCGTCGCCCGCTTCTTCGGCGAGAACAATGTCATACCCGGCATCCTCGGCCCCAGGGCCGAAGGGCAGGTTCTCGTCGACAGCGCCGTGGGCCGCATCGTCGTCCCCGCCGACGACCGATCGGCCGAGGGCTCGAGCATCAGCCTCGTGGTGAGGCCGGAGCATGTCGAGATCTCGCGCCTGCCGGCCGCCGGGTCCGCGGACGTGCAGGCGCGGGTCCGCTCCGTCACCTTCCTGGGCGCGGTCTCGCAGGTCGTGCTCGAGGCCGGAGCGGACAGATCCTTCGCCCTGCGGGCAAGCATCCCCACCGCCAGCCTGCCCGAGCTCGCCGTCGGCGAGATCGTGGCGGCCCGCTGGGATCCCCGGCGGACCAGCCTGCTCCAATCGGGCGTCACCGTATCATGA
- a CDS encoding ABC transporter permease translates to MTPVSTIFEPAVPHAAAGRRRYDAAARWAARLFIYGIPTALILVPMIAFLISSFWRIDGATVDRSFTLENYRTFLSDATYWGIYLGTLRLAGVVALFGLVAGYIVAYLIWRLEGSFRYFMLLCSVIPLAMNYIVKIYAMRNILGFNGILNTMLVWAHILPAPSTLFVFNQTAVLITMTVIYLPFAILPIFLSLERIPASLVEASADLGGPPGYTFRHVVLPLSLPGSIVGGLFVMVLALGDFLTPQMVGGSQGFTFGRAIWSQFGMAFDWPFGAALAVMLLLAIIAILAVAGLLSRYGRLS, encoded by the coding sequence ATGACGCCGGTCTCGACCATTTTCGAGCCGGCGGTGCCCCATGCGGCGGCGGGGCGACGGCGCTACGATGCGGCCGCCCGCTGGGCGGCGCGGCTCTTCATCTACGGCATACCGACCGCGCTGATCCTCGTGCCGATGATCGCCTTCCTGATCTCCAGCTTCTGGAGGATCGACGGCGCCACGGTCGATCGCAGTTTCACCCTGGAGAACTACCGGACCTTCCTGTCGGACGCGACCTATTGGGGGATCTATCTCGGCACGCTCAGGCTCGCCGGCGTCGTGGCGCTGTTCGGGCTGGTCGCCGGCTATATCGTCGCCTATCTGATCTGGCGGCTCGAAGGATCGTTCCGCTACTTCATGCTGCTGTGCAGCGTCATCCCGCTGGCGATGAACTACATCGTCAAGATCTATGCGATGCGCAATATTCTCGGCTTCAACGGCATCCTCAACACGATGCTGGTCTGGGCCCATATCCTGCCGGCGCCGAGCACCCTGTTCGTCTTCAACCAGACGGCGGTGCTGATCACCATGACGGTGATCTACCTGCCTTTCGCCATCCTGCCGATCTTCCTGTCGCTCGAACGCATCCCGGCTTCCCTGGTGGAGGCTTCGGCCGATCTCGGCGGCCCGCCCGGCTACACCTTCCGCCATGTCGTGCTGCCGCTGAGCCTGCCCGGCTCGATCGTCGGCGGCCTGTTCGTGATGGTGCTGGCGCTGGGCGACTTCCTCACCCCGCAGATGGTCGGCGGCAGCCAGGGCTTCACCTTCGGCCGGGCCATCTGGAGCCAGTTCGGCATGGCTTTCGACTGGCCGTTCGGCGCGGCCCTCGCGGTCATGCTGCTGCTCGCCATCATCGCCATCCTGGCCGTGGCCGGCCTGCTCAGCCGCTATGGACGCCTATCATGA
- a CDS encoding ABC transporter permease, whose amino-acid sequence MTRAERITIAILWLFAGLVFLLLYGPAVLVVVLSFFDIRRGAVVWNSFSFEHYAALAHNASILSALGNTLLVAGGSVSVAMVLALAIAYYMRTGQRRGRAYIEFVIFLPFVLPAIITGISLLITFRELGVERSLFTVAIGHIVIVISIIYRLVMVRLEALQTSQLEASADLGARGFTTFRLVVLPQLSSAMVTGALLALTISLDETLVTFFLAGGDPTLPLRLWAMMRVGFSPEINALVSIVLLITTIAASIGALLLRRSIPARKA is encoded by the coding sequence ATGACCCGCGCCGAGCGCATCACCATCGCGATCCTCTGGCTGTTCGCCGGCCTGGTCTTCCTGCTGCTCTACGGGCCGGCGGTGCTCGTCGTCGTGCTGTCCTTCTTCGACATCCGGCGCGGCGCCGTGGTCTGGAACAGCTTCTCCTTCGAGCACTATGCCGCCCTCGCGCACAATGCCTCGATCCTGTCGGCGCTCGGCAATACGCTGCTCGTCGCCGGCGGCTCGGTCAGCGTGGCCATGGTGCTGGCCCTGGCCATTGCCTATTACATGCGGACCGGCCAGCGCCGCGGGCGGGCCTATATCGAGTTCGTCATCTTCCTGCCCTTCGTGCTGCCCGCCATCATCACCGGCATTTCGCTGCTGATCACCTTCCGCGAGCTCGGCGTCGAGCGCAGCCTGTTCACCGTCGCCATCGGCCACATCGTCATCGTCATCAGCATCATCTATCGGCTGGTGATGGTGCGCCTCGAAGCCCTGCAGACCTCGCAGCTCGAAGCCTCGGCCGATCTCGGCGCTCGCGGCTTCACCACCTTCCGGCTGGTCGTGCTGCCCCAGCTCTCCTCCGCGATGGTCACCGGCGCCCTGCTCGCCCTGACGATCAGCCTGGACGAGACCTTGGTGACCTTCTTCCTGGCGGGCGGCGATCCCACCCTTCCCCTGCGGCTGTGGGCGATGATGCGCGTCGGCTTTTCGCCGGAGATCAATGCCCTGGTGTCGATCGTCTTGTTGATCACCACAATCGCTGCCAGCATCGGCGCGTTGCTGCTTCGCCGCAGCATCCCTGCGCGCAAGGCGTGA
- a CDS encoding helix-turn-helix domain-containing protein yields MVEDNPPLGRLLKERRAYHGWTLAEVSAMTGISTATLSKIENGLLSPTYEKILQLSRGLNVEIADLLGPQPVQEQPERILARRSISLQFAGSPLETEYYTYTYLCSDVAHKRIVPIHVDVRATTEEQMGELTSHVGEEFVVVLEGAVRIFSEYYEPIDLLKNDSLYLDSTMKHGYMSLDPAGSRLLVNCSSATPNLAQTLREIIKAKIVEESRQHSPPASAAAPRKQKG; encoded by the coding sequence ATGGTCGAAGACAATCCCCCCCTGGGCCGGCTGTTGAAGGAGCGCAGGGCGTATCATGGCTGGACGCTGGCCGAGGTCAGCGCCATGACAGGCATCTCGACGGCCACGCTCTCCAAGATCGAAAACGGCCTGCTCTCGCCCACCTATGAGAAGATCCTGCAGCTCAGCCGAGGCCTGAATGTCGAGATCGCCGATCTGCTCGGCCCGCAGCCCGTCCAGGAACAGCCCGAACGCATCCTGGCGCGCCGCAGCATCAGCCTGCAATTCGCAGGAAGCCCGCTGGAAACCGAATACTACACCTATACCTATCTGTGCTCGGACGTCGCCCATAAGCGCATCGTGCCCATCCATGTCGATGTGCGCGCCACCACGGAAGAGCAGATGGGCGAGCTGACCTCGCATGTCGGCGAGGAGTTCGTCGTCGTTCTGGAGGGCGCGGTGCGGATCTTCAGCGAATATTACGAGCCGATCGATCTCCTCAAGAACGACTCCCTCTATTTGGACAGCACCATGAAGCACGGCTACATGTCGCTCGATCCCGCCGGCAGCCGCCTCCTGGTCAATTGCTCCAGCGCCACCCCCAATCTGGCGCAGACCTTGCGCGAGATCATCAAGGCCAAGATCGTGGAGGAGAGCCGGCAGCACAGCCCGCCGGCCTCCGCCGCCGCGCCTCGCAAGCAAAAGGGCTGA
- a CDS encoding DegT/DnrJ/EryC1/StrS family aminotransferase, which translates to MPAQLAIDGGSPAIGERLPSIRDASGRSLGAEEMEQLREVIESGSLSFLYGGKTQEFETAFAELYGVEHAVSVSSGTAALHTALLYLNPEPGDEVILSPITDMGTAIPILSQLAIPVFADVDRDTQAIDPRSIEEKITDRTRAIIVTHIYGNPADMDAIMAIAARHDLFVIEDCAQALLATDKGRLCGTMGDIGCFSFQQSKHMTTGDGGMVIAREDGRFGRRLRQCADKGWPRDQGGRNHLFLAPNYHMTELQAAVGLAQLRKLPGMVERRIHSAGQLTAALQGLDVEPVRIREGTTGTFFFYGFRLFPERLGVPVPQVMKALQAEGVDGFIGYPGPIPLYKYPVIRDHKTFGNSGWPFTLACARNWNYADAICPVAEQACRETVCMWWTEGFSQEQPQQIAAAIAKVLDAYRR; encoded by the coding sequence ATGCCCGCTCAATTGGCCATCGACGGCGGCTCGCCGGCAATCGGCGAACGTCTCCCCAGCATCCGGGACGCCTCCGGACGCTCGCTCGGCGCCGAAGAAATGGAGCAACTGCGCGAGGTCATCGAATCCGGCAGCCTCTCCTTCCTCTATGGCGGGAAGACACAGGAATTCGAGACGGCCTTCGCCGAGCTCTATGGCGTCGAGCATGCCGTCTCGGTGAGCAGCGGCACGGCGGCGCTCCACACCGCGCTGCTCTATCTCAATCCCGAGCCCGGCGACGAGGTCATCCTCTCGCCCATCACCGACATGGGCACGGCCATCCCGATCCTGTCGCAGCTCGCCATTCCGGTTTTCGCCGACGTCGACCGGGACACCCAGGCCATCGATCCCCGATCGATCGAGGAGAAGATCACCGATCGGACGCGTGCGATCATCGTCACCCATATCTATGGCAATCCCGCCGACATGGACGCGATCATGGCGATCGCCGCCCGTCACGATCTCTTCGTCATCGAGGACTGCGCCCAGGCCTTGCTCGCCACCGACAAGGGCCGCCTGTGCGGCACCATGGGTGATATCGGCTGCTTCAGCTTCCAGCAATCCAAGCACATGACCACCGGCGACGGCGGCATGGTGATCGCCAGGGAGGACGGCCGTTTCGGCCGCAGGCTGCGCCAATGCGCCGACAAGGGCTGGCCGCGCGACCAAGGCGGCCGCAACCATCTCTTCCTCGCCCCCAACTACCATATGACCGAGCTGCAGGCGGCGGTCGGGCTCGCCCAGCTGCGCAAGCTGCCGGGCATGGTCGAAAGGCGCATCCATTCGGCCGGCCAGCTCACCGCCGCCCTGCAGGGGCTGGATGTCGAGCCGGTCAGGATCCGCGAGGGCACCACGGGCACCTTCTTCTTCTACGGCTTCCGGCTCTTCCCCGAGCGGCTCGGCGTTCCCGTGCCGCAGGTGATGAAGGCGCTGCAGGCGGAGGGCGTCGATGGCTTCATCGGCTATCCCGGTCCCATCCCGCTCTATAAATATCCGGTCATCCGCGACCACAAGACCTTCGGCAATTCCGGCTGGCCCTTCACGCTCGCCTGCGCGCGCAACTGGAACTATGCCGACGCGATCTGCCCGGTGGCGGAGCAGGCCTGCAGGGAGACGGTCTGCATGTGGTGGACCGAAGGTTTCAGCCAGGAACAGCCGCAGCAGATCGCCGCCGCCATCGCCAAGGTCCTCGACGCCTATCGGCGCTAG
- a CDS encoding SDR family NAD(P)-dependent oxidoreductase — MIATRPAFASGFDLSGKVALVTGGNGGIGFAIAAALASAGASIVVAGRNADKNRKAEAALQAAGAAAKALHADVTQEADCRSLARQAIDSFGSIDILVNNAGTNIRKQPEDYSLEEWRMLIDVNLTSAFLASMAVFPHMKARGGRIINIGSMTSLFGTSFSAPYGASKGGVVQFTKALASAWAKHRITVNAILPGWIETDLTIRGREATPHLHDQVIARTPAGRWGKPEDLGTAALFLAGPGADFVTGIALPVDGGYSAQG, encoded by the coding sequence ATGATCGCAACCAGGCCGGCCTTCGCATCGGGTTTCGACCTGTCCGGCAAAGTCGCGCTGGTGACCGGCGGCAATGGCGGCATCGGCTTCGCGATTGCCGCCGCCTTGGCTTCGGCCGGCGCCAGCATCGTCGTCGCCGGGCGGAACGCCGACAAGAATCGCAAGGCGGAGGCTGCCTTGCAGGCCGCCGGCGCCGCCGCGAAGGCGCTGCACGCCGACGTGACCCAGGAGGCCGATTGCAGGTCGCTCGCACGCCAGGCGATCGACAGCTTCGGCAGCATCGATATCCTCGTCAACAATGCCGGCACCAACATCCGCAAGCAGCCCGAGGACTACAGCCTGGAGGAGTGGCGCATGCTGATCGACGTCAACCTGACGAGCGCCTTCCTCGCCTCGATGGCCGTCTTCCCCCATATGAAGGCGCGGGGCGGCAGGATCATCAATATCGGCTCGATGACGTCGCTGTTCGGCACGAGCTTTTCGGCGCCCTACGGCGCCAGCAAGGGCGGCGTCGTGCAGTTCACCAAGGCGCTCGCATCGGCCTGGGCCAAGCATCGGATCACCGTGAACGCGATATTGCCGGGCTGGATCGAGACCGATCTGACCATACGCGGCCGCGAGGCGACCCCGCATCTGCACGACCAGGTCATCGCCCGGACGCCGGCCGGGCGCTGGGGCAAGCCGGAGGACCTCGGCACGGCCGCCCTCTTCCTCGCCGGCCCCGGCGCCGATTTCGTCACGGGCATCGCGCTGCCCGTCGACGGCGGCTACTCCGCGCAGGGCTAG
- a CDS encoding YybH family protein produces MTTRRSRFALNTLSAAALLALCIPSVGRADDADVKAAIDANHAAIHSLNIGDIVNVWSHGADVTLVNPGDSTVAVGWDAVKGRWENVFKILSSVDIKQTDGPYVTTTGDIARSVGIVHVTLHFKSRDTKEVNFVETDVFLKQEGHWLVVSHTAKPI; encoded by the coding sequence ATGACGACCCGCCGCAGCCGCTTTGCACTTAACACTTTGTCTGCCGCCGCCTTGCTCGCGCTGTGTATTCCGTCGGTCGGCCGCGCTGATGACGCGGACGTCAAGGCCGCGATTGATGCGAACCATGCGGCCATCCACTCGCTGAATATCGGCGACATTGTCAATGTTTGGTCGCACGGGGCCGACGTGACGCTTGTCAATCCCGGCGACAGCACGGTTGCGGTTGGCTGGGACGCCGTCAAAGGCCGCTGGGAGAATGTATTCAAGATCCTGAGCAGTGTAGACATCAAGCAGACCGACGGTCCTTATGTCACAACCACCGGCGACATCGCCCGGTCGGTCGGAATTGTTCACGTCACCCTGCACTTCAAGTCCCGGGACACGAAAGAGGTCAATTTTGTCGAGACCGATGTATTCCTGAAGCAGGAGGGTCACTGGCTCGTCGTCTCGCACACCGCCAAGCCAATCTAA